Within Nitrospirota bacterium, the genomic segment GACCAGGTCCTGGGCATCAAGCCGCAAGCCCATGATCTCGACAAGTTCTCGGAAGAGAAGATGCTGAAAGCCATGGTCAATATCGGCGGCTAGCTTTTCCTCTTTCCTCTCGTCGAAGAGCCCCCGGATACCAGGTATCCGGGGGCTCTTTCTTTATCAGGAAATATTTTTCCTTGACAACACTCTCACCCCTCTGCTACGTTCCAAAAGTGATACTTGTCAGCCTAAAAATCCCCAATATATACCATATGAAGAAAATCGCCTTCGCGGTTTCTGCTGAAAATCCAACCTAGTCCTCGATGATAGACCCGATCCATCACGGACATGTCACGATCTGGGCTGACGAAGAACTGGTCGGTGTCATCCAGGGCCTGTTGAGTCCGTTGAGCTTGGCGCTGACCCGCGCGTCGGACGAACTAGACCTGATCCAACAGGTTCGCCACACCCGCCCCTTGCTGGCGATCGTACATAGTGTCAAAAAACCGACGAATTTGGTCGAGCTCCTCACCGCGCTTCATCGCCTTCAGTCCGATTTGGCAATCATACTCATACTGGGTCACGAGCATATACCCCTGCAGAACTCCATCGCCGTCTCGCCGAAACTCAAGGTTCTTGCCGAGCCACTTGACCTGACGGCCCTGAGCCAACGGATTATGGAGGCGACGGGGCTCTCCAGCCCGTTGGAGCGCTCGCTGGGCCACGACGATCTCCGGAATCAGAGCGACTATGGGCACCTTTTGGGCCTGAGTCCCAAGATGAAAGAGATCATGATGATCATCAACCAGGTCGCTCCCACGAACATCAAGGTGCTCATTCGTGGAGAAAGCGGAACCGGGAAAGAACTGGTGGCGCGAACTTTGTATGCTCGTTCACTCCGAAAGGATAAACCGTTCATCAAGGTCCTCTGCGCAGCGCTCCCGGAGGGTCTGCTCGAAAGCGAGCTCTTTGGCTACGAAAAAGGCGCATTCACGGGAGCTCTGAGGAGAAAACCGGGGAAGTTTGAATTCGCCAATCACGGGACGATTTTTCTCGATGAAATCGGTGAGATCAGCCCGGGCCTGCAGGCCAAGCTCCTCCAGGTCCTCCAAGACGGGGAATTCTCCCGCGTCGGAGGCGAAACAGACGTCAAAGTCGACACGCGCGTGCTCGCCGCAACCAACAAAAACCTGGAGAAGGCCGTGGCCGAGGGCACGTTTCGGGAGGACCTTTTCTATCGGATCAACGTCGTTTCCGTTCATCTCCCGCCGTTGAGGGAACGGAAAGAGGAAATTTCATACCTTGTGGAATACTTTCTGGAAAAATTCAACCACCAATACAACAAGACGTACCAGCGGCTCTCGGAGAGCACCCTTCAACGCTTTTACGAATACGATTGGCCCGGAAACGTGAGGGAACTGGAGAACATCGTCAAACGGATCGTCGTGCTCGACAACGAGGACGTGGTGCTGGCCAAGCCGCCTCCGCAAGAAGACGTGCCCTTGCCCTCGCCGACGCCACCGGCAAAACCCGCACCGGTCGCTTCAAGCGGCGGCGCGTCGCCCACGTCGACGTATTCATTGAAGAGCGTGGGCAAGGAGGCCGCCAGTCAAGCGGAACGGGACCTGATTCGCAATATCCTTTACCAGACCCACTGGAACAGAAAACGCGCCGCGGAACTTTTGCAGATCAGCTATAAAGCTCTCCTCTACAAGATCAAAAAATACGATCTCAACAACGATGGATAGTCCAGGCGGTGGGCGGCGCGAACGGATCACATGGTGAGACCAGGGAGGACCTACCATGTTTGGGGCGGCGACAGTACCCGTTGATCAAGAGACGTACCACTACCTATTGGGAATGGAGACCCGTCGCGCAATTCGCTATTCCCATTTCTTTTCCCTCTGTCACCTGAGGATCGACCAGGACGACCCGATTGCCCGCGCGGTCGTCTGTGCGGTCGCCGACATCGTGCGGGAAACCATTCGCGAAACCGACGTGATCGGATTGGCGGAGGAGCGAACGCTCTCGATCCTCCTACTCAACACCGAAATCCACAACGCACTGCAGATCGGCGAGCGGATCCGTACCCGCGTGGCTGACCACACCTTCGTCGCTGAACAACAGGCCATCCAGTTGACCGCCAGCCTTGGCGGGGTGTGCTTCCCCACGCACGGAAACGATGCAGCCGCGCTCCTGCTGCGAGCCGACGAAATGTTGGCGATGGCGAGGCGACAGGGCGGAAACCAGACCGCGATTCCCGTGTCCTGACGAGGCGACGCTGCGACCAGCGGCCCGCGTCAGCCCCTGAGGAAAAACGCCACCTCGTCCGGCGTGAGGTCCCCTGGATCGTGAAGCTCCCCGCGTCCCTCGGCATGCGGCGCGGCGGCGACGGTCCCTGCAAGCGATTGCCCGGTGGTTTCGGTGCCCGTCTCCCACCCCAACACCGCCCTGCCGCCGAGCTCGCCGTACACGTACCGGGACAATGTCACGGGACAGGAGACCAGGCGGAACGCACCCCGTACACTCGGTTTCATGTCCGGGGCCGCGAGGACCACACGGATCGGAGCCACCGCCTCAGCCAGCTCATGGGCCCTTCGCCAATCCGGATACCGCTCGAACCACTGTGCGGCATGCGCCATCCACGGCGACACGTCGTCGATCGGGCGCGTCCACAGGTACAGCAGCGTCGTCGCGGAAGCCCGCTCGGCAACCAGCAGTCCGATTCGGTCGGTCACCACGTCGCGGCCCACGATGTCTTCTCGTGACAGGAACGGGTTGCCTGCGGCGGCCAGCCCCATCAGATCCCCGACGGCAGGCGGTCCGGTGAGTCGCAACGTGGAGGGTGAAAGCACGGTGGACACTACCCGGCCCCGTCGCGGAGCCGCTCCTGCGCACGGCCGCTTCCGGCGGGCACGGCGCTCGCGGAGTACCTGCTGCTGGTGACCGCCAGCGGGCGGGATTGGGCATCAGGGGCCGTCCAGCGTCGCGCGATTGTCCTCACCGCATGAGCGATGTCGTCCCCGTCGCGCAACACCCCGCCTGAAATAAATGCGTGGGGCAACGCCGAAACGCGCGGGACCGATCCCACCACAGGGCACGGCCGTCCCAGAAACGTCGCCACGGCTCGGACGAGCGTGTCGCGCGCCCGCCCCGAACTTTGGTCCTGCTCACCAATCGCGACGAGCCCCAATTCCACCGAAGGATTCGACGACACCGCCCGTTTGATCGCGCGGTAGGAGTGACGCGGCGCGTCCGGCTCCCCGTCGCCGGCTATGACCAAGAATTCATCCGGGATGGGCATCCCGGGGGTCCGTAAGCTGCCGTCGCGGTAGTTGACGTGCACCAGTACCACGTCGACCTGGGTAGCCCGCGTCCGCCATTGGGCCGACGCCTGCGGATCAACGAGCACCCCCGGGCGTTTGGCCCCGAGTAACGGAACGGGCGTGACCCAGAGGCCGGAGGCGGCTTCGACAACAAGCGAGCCGTCCCCTCGTCTGGGGACACCGAAGCCAAACGTGATCCCAAAGGGCTGCTCGTGGGTCTCTGCCACCAGCACCCGCCGACCCAGGCGGGTCGCACCGACGGCGAGGCCCGCGACGATGATCGCCGCGGTGAACTCATCTCCCAGACTCGCGAGGTGGATGATGCGCGGCCCGCGCTCGGCGTGCTCAGCCGCCCGCGACAAGGGCTTGGGAGTTGATTGGGAACCTCGTTGATCGAAGAAGAAGTGGGAGACGTCTTCGAGACGCCGCTGCATGAAGCCCGGTCAGCCTTGGTGGGCCGCGGTCTCCGGCGGGGACGGCGCACCCGGTGCGGAGCGCCGCCGCAAGCGGCGAATCTCGCCCACCCGTCGTTGCCAGCGGTCCACATCGCGCTGGACGTCCCCGATATCCAGCAGCCATTCCTGTCCCGTGATGGCCTCGAACACGGTCCGTTCGTAGAAGACCAGGACCACGTCACCCGTGGCCACCAGTGTGAGTTCCACCAACGGCCGCTTGATCGTGGGCAAGATCTCGCGGAGCCTGACCATGACCTTCCTGATCCGCTGCAGCGAGACGCCCGCATCGAGCAGTTTCTTGGCGGTTTTGTACGCGACCAGATCCTCGAACGTGTAGCGCGCATGGCCTCCCTGCGTGCGATGCGCCGGGGTCACCAATCCGGTACGATCCCAGTACTGCATCTGCCTCCGGCTGAGACCGACGATTTCCCGGACCTCTCGACTGTGAAAATGGCGCTTCTCAACACCCATCGGTGACTTCCCGCGTGGCGGACGTGATCATAACGGAGCCCTTACCGGGCTGTCAAGGACCGATACAAGTTTTCAGCTTCTTGAACCCTTTAGAGAGGGTGCGGTTCAGAACAGCCCGAGTTGAACGAGTTCTTCCTTAGTAAACGGGACCGGGTACTGGCCGGTGAAGCAGGCGTCACAAAACGAGTTTCCGTCGGCCTCCTCGGAGCCAAACGCGGCAAACAATCCCGCGCGGCTCAGGTACGCCAGGCTGTCGGCGCCGATGTACTTGCGGGTCTCCTCTACCGTGTGGGAGGTGGCGATCAGCTCCTGGCGGGTCGGCGTGTCGATCCCATAAAAACACGGCGAAATGATCGGAGGCGAGGCGATCCGCAGGTGCACCTCTTTCGCGCCCGCGCTGCGCAGCATTTTCAACAGCTTCCGGCTCGTCGTGCCCCGCACCAACGAGTCGTCCACCACCACCACCCGCCTTCCTTCCAGCACCTCACGAATCGGACTCAGTTTGATGCGCACCCCGAAGTGCCGGATCGAGTCTTGCGGCTCGATAAAGGTTCTCCCGATATAGTGGCTTCGGACCAACCCCTCTTCGAACGGCACCGCCGAACCTTCGGAAAACCCGATCGCCGCCGGAATGCCTGAATCCGGAACCGGGATGACGACGTCCGCCGCAACCGGCGCCTCCTTCGCCAGCCTGATCCCGTTCCGCTTGCGAACCGAGTAGACATTGTGCCCGAATACGCGACTGTCGGGGCGGGAAAAGTAGACGTGTTCGAACACACACTGAGCCTGCGGCGTGGCTGAAAACGGATGGAACGAGGTGACGCCCCGATCGTTGATCACCACCAGTTCTCCGGGCTCGATGTCGCGCACGTAGTCGGCTTCCACGAGATTGAAGGCCACCGACTCCGACGACACCACCCAGCCTTCCCGGAGTCGTCCCAGCGACAAGGGACGGAACCCGAAGGGGTCCCGCACCGCCACGATCCCCTCGGAGGAGAGGAACAACAGACTGAACGCGCCTTTGACCTTGCTCAAGGCGTCCACGACACGCGCGAGGATGGCATCCTGTCGGGAGTGAGCGATCAGGTGGATGATCACCTCGCTGTCGGTGGTGGATTGAAAAATCGCCCCGTACGCCTCGAGCTCGCCGCGCAGCCCTTGCGCGTTGACGAGATTGCCGTTGTGCGCCAACGCAAGGTGACCGCGGGTGAAGTTCACCAGGAACGGTTGCAGGTTCTTTTCGTGCGACCCGCCGGCGGTGGAGTATCGATTGTGGCCGATCGCCATGTGGCCGGGCAGCCTCGCCATGCGGGCCTTGTCGAACACATCGAGGACCAGACCGGGACCCTTCTCGACGTAGAAGTTGCGGCCGTCTGAGGACACGATGCCGCTGCCCTCCTGCCCGCGGTGTTGCAAGGCGTG encodes:
- a CDS encoding MerR family transcriptional regulator, with translation MGVEKRHFHSREVREIVGLSRRQMQYWDRTGLVTPAHRTQGGHARYTFEDLVAYKTAKKLLDAGVSLQRIRKVMVRLREILPTIKRPLVELTLVATGDVVLVFYERTVFEAITGQEWLLDIGDVQRDVDRWQRRVGEIRRLRRRSAPGAPSPPETAAHQG
- the purF gene encoding amidophosphoribosyltransferase; its protein translation is MRIDLTPFDKLHEECGIFGVYGHPEAANLTYLGLHALQHRGQEGSGIVSSDGRNFYVEKGPGLVLDVFDKARMARLPGHMAIGHNRYSTAGGSHEKNLQPFLVNFTRGHLALAHNGNLVNAQGLRGELEAYGAIFQSTTDSEVIIHLIAHSRQDAILARVVDALSKVKGAFSLLFLSSEGIVAVRDPFGFRPLSLGRLREGWVVSSESVAFNLVEADYVRDIEPGELVVINDRGVTSFHPFSATPQAQCVFEHVYFSRPDSRVFGHNVYSVRKRNGIRLAKEAPVAADVVIPVPDSGIPAAIGFSEGSAVPFEEGLVRSHYIGRTFIEPQDSIRHFGVRIKLSPIREVLEGRRVVVVDDSLVRGTTSRKLLKMLRSAGAKEVHLRIASPPIISPCFYGIDTPTRQELIATSHTVEETRKYIGADSLAYLSRAGLFAAFGSEEADGNSFCDACFTGQYPVPFTKEELVQLGLF
- a CDS encoding sigma-54 dependent transcriptional regulator — encoded protein: MIDPIHHGHVTIWADEELVGVIQGLLSPLSLALTRASDELDLIQQVRHTRPLLAIVHSVKKPTNLVELLTALHRLQSDLAIILILGHEHIPLQNSIAVSPKLKVLAEPLDLTALSQRIMEATGLSSPLERSLGHDDLRNQSDYGHLLGLSPKMKEIMMIINQVAPTNIKVLIRGESGTGKELVARTLYARSLRKDKPFIKVLCAALPEGLLESELFGYEKGAFTGALRRKPGKFEFANHGTIFLDEIGEISPGLQAKLLQVLQDGEFSRVGGETDVKVDTRVLAATNKNLEKAVAEGTFREDLFYRINVVSVHLPPLRERKEEISYLVEYFLEKFNHQYNKTYQRLSESTLQRFYEYDWPGNVRELENIVKRIVVLDNEDVVLAKPPPQEDVPLPSPTPPAKPAPVASSGGASPTSTYSLKSVGKEAASQAERDLIRNILYQTHWNRKRAAELLQISYKALLYKIKKYDLNNDG
- a CDS encoding diguanylate cyclase; the encoded protein is MFGAATVPVDQETYHYLLGMETRRAIRYSHFFSLCHLRIDQDDPIARAVVCAVADIVRETIRETDVIGLAEERTLSILLLNTEIHNALQIGERIRTRVADHTFVAEQQAIQLTASLGGVCFPTHGNDAAALLLRADEMLAMARRQGGNQTAIPVS